The following coding sequences lie in one Klebsiella huaxiensis genomic window:
- a CDS encoding mannose-1-phosphate guanylyltransferase/mannose-6-phosphate isomerase yields the protein MLLPVIMAGGTGSRLWPMSRELYPKQFLRLYGQNSMLQETISRLSGLDIHEPMVICNEEHRFLVAEQLRQLNKLSKNIILEPVGRNTAPAIALAALQATQNGDDPLMLVLAADHIINNQQVFHDAIRVAEQYAQADHLVTFGIVPNTPETGYGYIQRGDALSEGEHTPYQVARFVEKPDLERAQAYLASGEYYWNSGMFMFRAKKYLSELAKFRPDILEACTAAVRAADCGSDFISIPHDVFSTCPDESVDYAVMEKTADAVVVGLDADWSDVGSWSALWEVSPKDELGNVLKGDAWVHNSQNCYINSDEKLVAAIGVEDLVIVSTKDAVLVMNKNRAQDVKKVVEYLKSNQRSEYKRHREIYRPWGRSDVVVQTPRFNVNRITVKPGGAFSMQMHHHRAEHWVILAGTGQITVNGKQFLLTENQSTFIPIGAEHCLENPGRIPLEVLEIQSGSYLGEDDIIRIKDQYGRC from the coding sequence ATGTTACTTCCTGTGATTATGGCTGGTGGCACCGGTAGCCGCCTGTGGCCGATGTCCCGTGAGCTCTACCCAAAACAGTTCCTGCGACTGTACGGGCAGAACTCCATGTTGCAGGAAACCATCTCGCGCCTCTCCGGGCTGGATATTCATGAGCCCATGGTCATCTGCAACGAAGAGCACCGTTTTCTGGTGGCCGAACAGCTGAGACAGCTCAATAAGCTGTCGAAAAATATCATCCTTGAGCCGGTGGGCCGCAATACCGCCCCGGCTATCGCGCTCGCGGCATTACAGGCCACGCAGAATGGCGATGACCCGCTGATGCTGGTGCTGGCAGCTGACCATATCATTAATAATCAGCAGGTCTTCCACGACGCCATCCGCGTGGCGGAGCAGTATGCCCAGGCCGACCATCTGGTCACCTTTGGTATCGTGCCGAATACACCGGAAACCGGCTACGGCTATATTCAGCGCGGTGATGCGCTGAGTGAGGGAGAGCATACGCCTTATCAGGTCGCCCGTTTTGTGGAGAAACCTGACCTTGAACGTGCGCAGGCCTATCTGGCCTCCGGCGAATACTACTGGAACAGCGGCATGTTTATGTTCCGGGCGAAAAAGTACCTCTCCGAGCTGGCGAAATTCCGCCCGGATATTCTTGAAGCCTGCACGGCTGCCGTCCGGGCTGCCGACTGCGGCAGCGATTTTATCAGCATCCCGCATGATGTGTTCAGTACCTGTCCGGATGAGTCCGTCGATTATGCGGTGATGGAAAAAACCGCCGATGCGGTGGTGGTGGGGCTGGATGCGGACTGGAGCGATGTTGGCTCCTGGTCAGCGCTGTGGGAGGTCAGCCCGAAGGATGAGCTGGGAAATGTGTTAAAGGGAGATGCCTGGGTACACAACAGCCAGAATTGCTACATCAACAGTGACGAAAAGCTGGTGGCAGCGATTGGCGTTGAGGATCTGGTGATTGTCAGCACCAAGGACGCGGTGCTGGTGATGAACAAAAATCGCGCCCAGGACGTGAAAAAGGTCGTTGAGTACCTGAAAAGCAACCAGCGCAGCGAATATAAACGCCACCGCGAAATCTACCGCCCGTGGGGACGTAGCGACGTGGTGGTGCAGACGCCGCGCTTTAACGTTAACCGCATTACCGTCAAGCCGGGTGGCGCGTTCTCCATGCAGATGCATCACCACCGCGCCGAGCACTGGGTGATCCTCGCGGGCACGGGGCAGATAACGGTCAACGGCAAGCAGTTCCTGCTCACGGAGAATCAGTCGACCTTTATTCCCATCGGTGCCGAACACTGCCTGGAAAACCCGGGACGTATCCCGCTGGAAGTGCTGGAAATTCAGTCTGGCTCCTATCTGGGCGAAGACGACATTATCCGTATTAAAGACCAGTACGGTCGTTGCTAA
- the rfbK gene encoding O9 family phosphomannomutase RfbK, with protein MTQLNCFKAYDIRGKLGEELNEDIAYRIGRAYGEFLKPKQIVVGGDVRLTSESLKLALANGLMDAGTDVLDIGMSGTEEIYFATFHLGVDGGIEVTASHNPMNYNGMKLVRENAKPISGDTGLRDIQRLAEENQFPPVDASRRGTLRQISVLQEYVDHLMGYVNLANFTRPLKLVVNSGNGAAGHVIDEVEKRFVAAGVPVTFIKVHHQPDGNFPNGIPNPLLPECRQDTADAVREHGADMGIAFDGDFDRCFMFDNDAEFIEGYYIVGLLAEAFLQKQPGAKIIHDPRLTWNTVDIVTRSGGRPVMSKTGHAFIKERMRQEDAIYGGEMSAHHYFRDFAYCDSGMIPWLLVAELLCLKNSPLKALVADRQAAFPASGEINRKLENAAAAIARIRERYEADAANVDTTDGISIEYPEWRFNLRSSNTEPVVRLNVESKAAPALMKEKTAELLHLLSGE; from the coding sequence ATGACACAGCTTAACTGTTTTAAAGCCTATGATATTCGCGGCAAACTGGGTGAAGAATTAAACGAAGATATCGCCTACCGCATCGGGCGCGCCTATGGTGAGTTCCTGAAGCCAAAACAAATCGTGGTGGGCGGCGATGTCCGTCTGACCAGCGAGTCCCTGAAGCTGGCGCTGGCCAACGGCCTGATGGATGCGGGTACCGACGTGCTGGATATCGGTATGAGCGGCACCGAGGAGATTTACTTCGCCACGTTCCATCTGGGCGTGGACGGCGGCATTGAAGTGACGGCCAGCCATAATCCGATGAACTACAACGGCATGAAGCTGGTGCGTGAAAACGCGAAGCCCATCAGCGGCGATACCGGCCTGCGCGATATCCAGCGTCTGGCGGAAGAGAATCAGTTTCCTCCGGTGGACGCATCCCGTCGCGGTACCCTGCGTCAGATATCTGTCCTGCAGGAATACGTGGACCACCTGATGGGCTACGTGAACCTGGCAAACTTCACCCGTCCGCTGAAGCTGGTGGTGAACTCCGGCAACGGTGCCGCGGGTCATGTGATTGATGAAGTGGAAAAGCGTTTCGTTGCTGCTGGCGTGCCGGTGACCTTTATTAAGGTGCATCACCAGCCGGACGGCAATTTCCCGAACGGTATCCCTAATCCGCTGTTGCCGGAGTGTCGCCAGGATACGGCTGATGCGGTACGCGAGCACGGGGCGGATATGGGGATTGCCTTTGACGGGGACTTCGACCGCTGCTTTATGTTTGATAATGATGCTGAATTTATCGAAGGGTATTATATCGTTGGCCTGCTGGCGGAGGCCTTCCTGCAAAAGCAACCGGGGGCCAAAATTATCCATGACCCGCGTCTGACGTGGAACACGGTGGATATCGTGACCCGCAGCGGCGGCAGGCCGGTGATGTCGAAGACCGGACATGCGTTCATTAAAGAGCGTATGCGTCAGGAAGATGCGATTTACGGCGGTGAGATGAGTGCGCATCACTATTTCCGTGATTTCGCCTACTGTGACAGCGGGATGATCCCGTGGTTGCTGGTGGCAGAGCTGCTGTGTCTGAAAAACAGCCCGCTGAAAGCGCTGGTGGCGGACAGGCAGGCGGCGTTCCCGGCCTCCGGGGAAATTAACCGCAAGCTGGAGAATGCGGCAGCGGCGATTGCGCGCATCCGCGAACGTTATGAGGCAGATGCGGCAAATGTGGACACCACCGACGGTATCAGTATTGAATACCCGGAGTGGCGCTTTAATCTGCGCAGCTCGAATACGGAGCCAGTGGTACGTCTCAACGTGGAGTCAAAAGCAGCGCCTGCGCTGATGAAAGAAAAAACAGCAGAGCTGTTACACCTGTTAAGCGGGGAATAA